One Sodalinema gerasimenkoae IPPAS B-353 DNA segment encodes these proteins:
- a CDS encoding VPS10 domain-containing protein — MNRFHPYPRYGGFVRLILILIILLSGLIGVPQAAWAHVPHDVVTRVAMSPSFDDDETLFIVVRNNLYKSTNSGDSWQRLVQGLDYDEIFDLTLSALSRDVLYLSTRGKGVYQSTDAGRSWTQRTNGLRSLDLGAIAISPNDANQVLVAGQDGGLYRSENGGEAWQSVWMDNRQITALAFSGDRPDTVFVGTHEGEVHRSDDGGVTWVRLNQLNGTGPITAIAPSPNFGNDNQLWLGTEAAGLWWSNDGGNQFTALDSDIPDPHITALLAVNDENNIPQLLLSTWDAGFFRSADGGETWTAARGGLDKDEQADQLEEPHFYDLDTSPTALAQGSIVLGGFNGLYRSEDGGQQWQNLETLSASLVTTFDLSPNYAQDQSLAIGTYVNGMYLSDDGGQTWTRPSRGLHLPWFTSNFEEQYQDPRRYFQIAFSPNYANDDTLFASVLWTKVLRSTDRGESWEIVSLPSEMRGVTFLISPNFAEDQTIYVTGQRGKFFRSEDGGKHFQEVADLGVTGGNYGHSLVASPNVESDGILLATGPGGVYQSSDRAETWERLTLDAAWETRRNLQIAMSPNYEEDQTIFVGTDAGAFWSSDAGASWERLPGLADFADSYIEAIAVSPEFGGDRTLVATIRGQGLWRSTDGGQRFSQIGDNQLLFSKLNRMASGGMAIQFSPNYGQDNTLYAMGDTTTTLYRSRDQGMTWETLRVPSLARAAPTAMEQTQMYVYIYRGRVLRFGLAAVLGLISYGILSWFTRRRKLPIPRRVIPVLGTLVVFSSSLIILFQ, encoded by the coding sequence GTGAATCGGTTTCATCCCTATCCCCGTTACGGCGGGTTTGTCAGGCTAATCCTGATCCTAATTATCCTACTTAGTGGTCTGATTGGCGTACCTCAAGCGGCTTGGGCCCATGTCCCCCATGATGTGGTGACTCGTGTGGCCATGTCTCCGAGCTTCGATGACGATGAAACACTCTTCATTGTCGTCCGCAACAACTTATATAAATCGACAAATTCCGGTGACTCCTGGCAACGGCTTGTTCAGGGACTGGACTATGATGAAATTTTTGATTTAACCCTATCGGCTCTGAGCCGAGATGTTTTATATCTAAGTACCCGAGGGAAGGGTGTCTATCAATCGACGGATGCAGGCCGCTCCTGGACTCAGCGAACCAATGGTTTAAGAAGTCTTGACTTAGGGGCGATCGCCATCTCCCCCAATGATGCTAACCAGGTTCTGGTGGCGGGCCAGGATGGGGGTCTCTACCGCAGTGAGAACGGAGGAGAAGCCTGGCAATCCGTCTGGATGGACAACCGGCAAATCACGGCCCTGGCCTTCAGTGGCGATCGCCCAGATACTGTCTTTGTGGGAACCCATGAGGGGGAAGTCCATCGTTCTGATGATGGGGGAGTGACCTGGGTTCGTCTGAACCAACTGAATGGGACTGGCCCGATTACGGCGATCGCTCCCTCTCCCAATTTCGGCAATGACAATCAGCTTTGGCTGGGAACAGAAGCCGCTGGACTTTGGTGGAGCAACGACGGCGGAAACCAGTTCACGGCCCTGGATTCGGATATCCCTGACCCCCATATCACGGCCCTGCTGGCAGTGAACGATGAGAACAACATACCCCAGTTACTTCTGTCGACGTGGGATGCCGGATTTTTTCGTTCCGCAGATGGTGGAGAAACTTGGACGGCGGCCCGAGGGGGATTGGACAAAGACGAGCAAGCCGATCAACTCGAAGAACCTCACTTCTATGATCTCGATACCTCCCCGACAGCGTTGGCTCAGGGGTCTATTGTCCTAGGGGGGTTTAATGGTCTCTATCGCTCTGAGGATGGTGGTCAACAGTGGCAAAATCTAGAAACCCTCTCCGCGAGTCTTGTTACCACCTTTGATCTCTCTCCCAACTACGCTCAGGACCAAAGCCTAGCCATTGGAACCTATGTCAATGGTATGTATTTGAGCGATGACGGCGGCCAGACTTGGACTCGTCCCAGTCGTGGCTTACATCTGCCCTGGTTTACCAGCAACTTTGAGGAGCAGTATCAGGATCCCCGCCGTTATTTTCAGATCGCCTTTTCTCCGAATTACGCCAACGATGACACCCTCTTTGCTTCCGTTCTTTGGACGAAAGTGTTGCGATCGACGGATAGGGGAGAATCCTGGGAGATTGTCTCTCTCCCTTCGGAAATGCGGGGAGTCACATTCCTTATTTCTCCCAACTTTGCTGAGGATCAAACGATCTATGTCACTGGACAGCGGGGTAAATTTTTCCGATCTGAGGATGGGGGGAAGCATTTTCAGGAAGTGGCTGATCTGGGAGTTACCGGAGGGAATTACGGTCACTCCCTTGTGGCTTCTCCTAACGTCGAGTCTGATGGCATCTTGTTAGCAACCGGCCCCGGAGGGGTCTATCAATCGAGCGATCGCGCTGAAACCTGGGAACGGCTAACCCTAGATGCCGCTTGGGAGACACGCCGTAATCTACAAATTGCCATGTCTCCCAATTATGAGGAAGACCAAACCATTTTTGTGGGGACGGATGCCGGGGCCTTTTGGTCTTCCGATGCTGGTGCATCCTGGGAACGGCTGCCGGGGTTAGCTGACTTTGCCGATAGCTATATCGAGGCGATCGCCGTCTCTCCGGAGTTTGGGGGCGATCGCACTCTGGTGGCGACGATTCGGGGTCAAGGACTCTGGCGTAGTACCGATGGCGGTCAACGTTTTAGTCAAATTGGCGATAACCAGCTTTTGTTCTCGAAGCTGAATCGGATGGCCTCGGGTGGGATGGCCATCCAGTTTTCCCCCAACTACGGCCAGGACAACACCCTCTACGCCATGGGGGATACCACAACCACCCTCTATCGCTCCCGGGATCAGGGAATGACCTGGGAAACGCTGCGAGTTCCCAGCCTCGCACGAGCGGCCCCCACCGCGATGGAACAGACTCAAATGTATGTCTATATCTATCGCGGTCGTGTTCTCCGCTTTGGTTTAGCTGCCGTTCTCGGTCTCATTAGTTATGGAATTCTCAGTTGGTTCACCCGTCGTCGGAAGTTACCGATACCCCGTCGAGTCATTCCGGTGCTGGGAACCCTGGTGGTATTTAGTAGTTCCCTAATCATTTTGTTTCAGTAA
- a CDS encoding glycosyltransferase: protein MNHAQSTLIHQAPSQSRATQTETCSLSITVARTDIPFMMQTIPHLVRSCNFPFFKRVLVMDTAPLSQEKVNRPGLGSLEDLRACCQKLVDDGVMDEILEIDYSESYRRQTYQKYFGCSEIRPTHNYKGSPMLGYMFSIDKVPGDYVLHLDSDMLLHQEPGFNWIQLGIDLLNRRDDVMFVRPFAGFPMPSEALVNQTQSYEYDPEGFYKFTFFSLRAFLLKRSKLERLCPMPVSWRCFKRKWLSNLPSRVLTSVNTWTGRGKLESWEIIMSRQLEKMNCVRATLAHPDAWTLHPLKHGPKFVENLPKIIDHIERGEAPQEQVGYYDLQLECWL from the coding sequence ATGAATCACGCTCAATCTACTCTAATTCATCAGGCTCCCTCCCAATCTCGCGCCACACAAACGGAAACCTGTTCCTTATCAATTACCGTGGCTCGCACAGATATTCCCTTTATGATGCAGACCATTCCTCACCTTGTCCGCAGTTGTAACTTTCCCTTTTTTAAACGGGTCTTGGTCATGGACACAGCCCCCCTATCCCAAGAGAAGGTGAATCGTCCAGGGTTAGGAAGCCTGGAAGACTTGAGAGCCTGCTGTCAAAAGCTGGTTGATGATGGGGTCATGGATGAAATTCTTGAGATAGATTACTCTGAGAGTTATCGCCGCCAAACCTATCAAAAATATTTTGGTTGTTCAGAGATTCGCCCCACCCATAATTATAAGGGTTCTCCGATGCTTGGCTATATGTTCTCCATTGACAAAGTCCCTGGAGACTATGTTCTTCACCTAGACAGTGATATGCTGCTTCATCAAGAACCAGGATTCAACTGGATTCAATTGGGAATTGATTTACTCAATCGCCGTGATGACGTGATGTTTGTTCGTCCTTTCGCCGGATTTCCCATGCCCAGTGAAGCATTGGTTAATCAAACTCAATCCTATGAGTATGATCCAGAAGGGTTCTACAAATTTACGTTCTTTAGTCTCCGGGCCTTTTTACTCAAACGCAGCAAGCTTGAACGGTTGTGTCCCATGCCCGTTTCATGGCGGTGCTTTAAGCGGAAATGGTTGTCTAACTTACCCTCTCGGGTTCTTACCAGTGTTAACACTTGGACGGGCCGTGGCAAGTTAGAATCTTGGGAAATTATTATGTCCCGTCAATTGGAAAAAATGAATTGCGTCCGAGCCACCCTCGCTCATCCAGATGCCTGGACGTTACATCCTCTTAAGCATGGTCCAAAATTTGTCGAAAATCTACCGAAGATTATCGATCACATTGAGCGAGGGGAAGCTCCTCAAGAGCAAGTGGGGTATTATGATCTCCAACTCGAATGCTGGCTCTAA
- the rplT gene encoding 50S ribosomal protein L20, whose protein sequence is MARVKRGNVARKRRKKILKLAKGFRGSHSRNFRTANQQVMKALRNAYRDRRRRKRDFRRLWITRINAAARINGTTYSRLTGDLKKADIQLNRKMLAQLAVLDADGFAKVVAAAKSA, encoded by the coding sequence ATGGCTCGAGTTAAACGGGGTAACGTCGCCCGCAAACGGCGTAAAAAAATCTTAAAGCTGGCCAAAGGCTTCCGGGGATCTCACTCCCGCAACTTCCGCACCGCTAACCAGCAGGTGATGAAAGCCCTGCGGAACGCCTATCGCGATCGCCGCCGTCGCAAACGCGATTTCCGTCGCCTCTGGATTACCCGCATCAACGCCGCCGCGCGCATCAACGGAACCACCTACTCTCGTCTCACCGGAGACCTGAAAAAAGCTGACATCCAACTCAATCGGAAAATGTTGGCCCAATTGGCCGTCCTTGATGCCGATGGCTTCGCCAAAGTCGTGGCCGCCGCCAAAAGCGCCTAG
- a CDS encoding transporter substrate-binding domain-containing protein, producing MMQRPPTFPNGYYRRLARLGLSLSLLVGLTLVEARPFEGLFFGGLSEVFSGNSALAAPLSEIRQRGYLIVGVKDNLRPLGFPDDAGGLQGFEIEIAHRLAQTLLGDAEAIQLRPVANRDRLPWLLADEVDLVIAQVTHTPGRSRLVNFSPPYYFDGTAVITRQPEIRRLADLRQRPVAVLYQSSAIAVLRHQIPTVELVGVESYQEAYQELEAGTVAAFAADATVLAGWQQTHRDYHVLGDRLSSVPLAVMMPKGLEYDPLRQAVNGAIVRWQQEGWLDDRARDWGLSTP from the coding sequence ATGATGCAACGTCCCCCGACGTTCCCCAACGGATATTATCGACGGCTAGCGCGTCTCGGTCTGAGTTTGAGTCTCCTGGTGGGACTCACCCTAGTCGAGGCGCGTCCGTTTGAGGGACTCTTCTTTGGGGGCTTGTCTGAGGTATTCTCCGGGAACTCCGCCCTCGCGGCCCCTCTGTCGGAGATTCGCCAGCGGGGTTATTTGATTGTGGGCGTGAAGGACAATCTGCGCCCCCTGGGGTTTCCAGATGACGCGGGAGGCTTACAGGGGTTTGAAATCGAGATCGCCCATCGTCTCGCCCAAACCCTCCTCGGGGATGCTGAGGCGATTCAGCTGCGGCCGGTCGCCAACCGCGATCGCCTCCCCTGGCTTCTAGCCGATGAAGTGGATCTGGTGATTGCCCAGGTTACCCATACCCCAGGGCGATCGCGCCTCGTGAATTTTAGTCCCCCCTATTACTTCGACGGAACCGCTGTCATTACCCGTCAGCCGGAGATTCGTCGTCTGGCTGACTTACGCCAGCGTCCAGTGGCGGTATTGTACCAATCCAGTGCGATCGCCGTCCTCCGCCATCAAATCCCCACGGTGGAGTTAGTGGGAGTTGAAAGTTATCAAGAGGCCTACCAAGAACTCGAAGCCGGAACCGTAGCGGCCTTTGCCGCCGATGCAACGGTTCTCGCCGGTTGGCAACAAACCCATCGAGACTATCACGTATTGGGCGATCGCCTCTCCTCGGTTCCCCTAGCGGTGATGATGCCCAAAGGCCTGGAGTATGACCCCTTACGGCAGGCCGTCAACGGGGCGATCGTCCGTTGGCAGCAAGAGGGTTGGCTAGACGACCGTGCCAGAGATTGGGGTTTATCGACCCCATAA
- a CDS encoding class II aldolase/adducin family protein, with amino-acid sequence MIDTQEVKGMFDEGVIKYESVWEAGEPLSEAVLGDLMAWRDRLYGLGLIGAYENGIGFGNVSQRLGDGDEFVISGTQTGHVPHLEANQYTRVCEFDLGANRLRCCGPVKASSESLTHGAIYQRCPQVRAIFHVHQGQFWRRVLHRVPTTGAEVPYGTPQMAEEMFRLFEQENLSEARILAMAGHEDGVMSFGESLDQAGAVLLRWFEG; translated from the coding sequence ATGATAGACACTCAGGAGGTTAAGGGGATGTTCGATGAGGGTGTGATTAAGTATGAGTCCGTCTGGGAGGCGGGGGAACCGTTGTCTGAGGCGGTTTTGGGGGATTTGATGGCGTGGCGCGATCGCCTTTATGGGTTAGGACTGATTGGGGCCTATGAGAATGGGATTGGCTTCGGAAATGTCAGTCAACGCCTCGGAGATGGGGATGAGTTTGTCATTTCGGGAACGCAAACGGGCCATGTTCCTCATCTGGAGGCGAACCAGTACACGCGGGTGTGTGAGTTTGACCTGGGGGCCAATCGTCTGCGCTGTTGTGGCCCGGTGAAGGCTTCGTCGGAATCGCTGACTCATGGGGCGATTTATCAACGCTGTCCCCAAGTTCGGGCGATTTTCCATGTTCATCAGGGTCAATTTTGGCGGCGGGTCCTGCATCGGGTTCCCACAACGGGGGCTGAGGTTCCCTATGGCACGCCGCAAATGGCGGAGGAGATGTTTCGCTTATTTGAGCAGGAAAACTTGTCTGAGGCGCGTATTTTGGCGATGGCGGGTCATGAGGATGGGGTGATGAGTTTTGGGGAGAGTTTGGACCAGGCGGGGGCGGTGTTGTTGCGGTGGTTTGAGGGCTAA
- the rpmI gene encoding 50S ribosomal protein L35 yields MPKLKTRKAAAKRFKLSGSGKKIMRRKAFKNHLLQHKSSKRKRNLSNKAVVNERDAENVREMLPYL; encoded by the coding sequence ATGCCGAAACTCAAAACCCGCAAAGCCGCCGCCAAGCGGTTTAAACTCTCTGGCAGTGGTAAGAAAATTATGCGCCGTAAAGCGTTCAAAAACCACTTACTGCAACACAAAAGCAGCAAACGCAAACGCAACCTCAGCAACAAAGCTGTCGTAAACGAGCGTGACGCTGAAAACGTCCGCGAAATGCTGCCTTATTTGTAA
- a CDS encoding tetratricopeptide repeat protein — MDSNLALFYLATLVGLLAIAAWFVIRQTLRTRRMEKTLATLQSRVRSKDATAKDFYELGGVLLDKKLYSQAVINLQKALKAKDLKEDENKALVYNALGFAYAAQEQYDLAIRQYKEALKLTPDYTTAWSNLGFSYEKKGLDAAALEAYQEVLQRESDNAVAKKRSESLQKRLPVTSKSNS, encoded by the coding sequence ATGGATAGTAATCTCGCTCTGTTTTATCTAGCCACATTAGTCGGTTTATTAGCCATTGCCGCTTGGTTTGTCATTCGTCAAACCCTACGAACTCGGCGCATGGAAAAAACCCTCGCCACCCTCCAAAGCCGAGTTCGCAGCAAAGATGCCACCGCCAAAGATTTTTATGAACTCGGGGGGGTTCTCCTTGACAAAAAGCTATACTCCCAAGCGGTCATCAACCTACAAAAAGCCCTCAAAGCCAAAGACTTAAAAGAAGACGAAAACAAAGCCTTGGTGTATAACGCTCTCGGCTTTGCCTACGCCGCCCAAGAGCAATATGACCTCGCTATTCGTCAATATAAAGAAGCCCTAAAACTCACCCCCGACTACACCACCGCCTGGAGTAATCTCGGCTTCTCCTACGAAAAGAAAGGACTCGACGCCGCCGCATTAGAAGCCTATCAAGAAGTCCTACAACGAGAATCCGACAACGCCGTTGCCAAAAAGCGCAGTGAATCCCTGCAAAAGCGCCTCCCTGTCACCTCTAAAAGTAATAGTTAA
- the uvrB gene encoding excinuclease ABC subunit UvrB — protein MTSFQFTSPFQATGDQPQAIAKLSHNLQKNSRFQTLLGATGTGKTYTMARVIENLGKPTLVLAHNKTLAAQLCNELRGFFPNNAVEYFVSYYDYYQPEAYLPVTDTYIEKTASINDEIDMLRHSATRSLFEQRDVIVVASISCIYGLGIPSEYLNASILFQVGQEIDQRQLLRDLVTIQYQRNDLEMGRGKFRVKGDVVEIGPAYEDRLIRIEFFGDEIDAIRYIDPVTGQVLYSVNTLRIYPARHFVTPGDRLDIACDDIESELETQLAALEKAGKLLEAQRLAQRTRYDLDMLREVGYTNGVENYSRHLAGRHAGEPPECLVDYFPEDWLLVVDESHVTVPQIRGMYNGDQARKRILIDHGFRLPSAADNRPLKADEFWQKVRQCVFVSATPGDWEIEQSDGQVVEQIIRPTGVVDPEIFVRPTEGQVDDLLGEIRDRISRKERTLVTTLTKRMAEDLTEYFQERGVLVRYLHSDINSIERIEILQSLRQGEFDVLIGVNLLREGLDLPEVSLVAILDADKEGFLRAERSLIQTIGRAARHVRGQAILYADNLTKSMEKAISETQRRREIQLAYNEKHGITPTSIVKSIDNSILSFLEISRRLNRQQLDTAYEQVDEIPLSQIPELIQQLEAEMQEAAKNLEFETAASLRDRIKHLRDKLVGRRPEP, from the coding sequence ATGACATCGTTTCAGTTTACATCTCCGTTTCAAGCTACGGGTGACCAACCTCAAGCCATTGCCAAACTTAGCCATAACTTACAAAAAAACAGTCGTTTCCAAACCTTACTGGGGGCAACGGGAACGGGAAAAACCTATACGATGGCGAGAGTGATTGAAAATTTAGGCAAACCCACCCTCGTCCTGGCCCATAATAAAACCCTTGCGGCGCAACTTTGCAATGAGTTGCGGGGATTCTTTCCCAACAATGCCGTTGAGTATTTTGTCAGTTATTACGATTACTATCAGCCAGAAGCCTATCTCCCCGTCACCGACACTTATATCGAGAAAACCGCCTCGATTAACGATGAAATTGATATGTTGCGCCATTCCGCCACACGCTCTTTATTTGAACAGCGGGATGTGATTGTGGTGGCGTCGATTAGTTGTATCTATGGATTGGGGATTCCCAGTGAATATCTCAACGCCTCGATTCTGTTTCAAGTTGGGCAAGAGATTGACCAGCGGCAACTGTTGCGGGATTTAGTCACGATTCAATATCAACGCAATGATTTAGAAATGGGACGGGGTAAGTTTCGGGTTAAAGGGGATGTCGTCGAAATTGGCCCAGCTTATGAAGACCGGCTAATTCGCATTGAGTTTTTTGGCGATGAAATTGATGCCATTCGCTATATTGATCCGGTGACAGGACAGGTTCTATATAGTGTCAATACGTTGCGAATTTACCCAGCACGACACTTTGTTACGCCGGGCGATCGCCTCGACATTGCCTGTGATGACATTGAATCAGAACTAGAAACGCAACTGGCGGCATTAGAAAAGGCTGGAAAACTCCTAGAAGCCCAACGATTAGCCCAACGCACCCGCTATGACTTAGATATGTTGCGAGAAGTGGGATATACCAATGGCGTAGAGAATTACTCGCGACATTTGGCGGGACGACACGCAGGAGAACCGCCGGAATGTTTAGTGGATTATTTCCCTGAGGATTGGTTGTTAGTCGTCGATGAGTCTCACGTGACGGTTCCGCAAATTCGGGGAATGTACAACGGCGACCAAGCCCGAAAACGGATTTTGATTGACCACGGCTTTCGTCTTCCGAGTGCGGCGGATAATCGTCCCTTGAAAGCCGATGAGTTTTGGCAGAAAGTTCGGCAATGTGTCTTTGTTTCGGCGACTCCCGGAGATTGGGAAATTGAACAGTCGGACGGACAAGTGGTTGAGCAAATTATTCGCCCCACGGGAGTGGTTGACCCGGAAATTTTTGTCCGACCGACGGAGGGACAGGTGGATGATTTGTTGGGAGAAATTCGCGATCGCATCTCCCGCAAGGAACGCACTCTGGTGACAACGCTCACCAAACGCATGGCAGAAGATTTAACGGAATACTTCCAAGAGCGGGGGGTTTTGGTGCGCTATCTCCATTCAGATATTAACTCCATTGAACGGATTGAGATTTTGCAATCCTTGCGTCAGGGAGAGTTTGATGTCTTGATTGGGGTAAATCTGTTGCGGGAAGGGTTAGATTTACCGGAGGTGTCCCTGGTGGCGATTTTAGATGCCGATAAAGAGGGGTTTTTGCGGGCCGAGCGATCGCTGATTCAAACCATCGGCCGCGCCGCCCGTCATGTTCGGGGACAAGCGATTCTCTATGCGGATAATCTCACCAAAAGCATGGAGAAAGCGATTTCTGAAACCCAGCGGCGGCGGGAGATTCAGTTAGCCTATAATGAAAAACATGGGATTACCCCAACCTCGATTGTTAAAAGCATTGATAACTCCATTCTCTCATTCTTAGAAATTTCCCGGCGGCTGAATCGGCAACAATTGGATACGGCGTATGAACAAGTCGATGAAATTCCCTTATCCCAGATTCCCGAATTGATTCAACAGCTTGAAGCCGAAATGCAAGAGGCCGCGAAGAATTTGGAGTTTGAGACGGCGGCGAGTTTGCGCGATCGCATCAAACACCTGCGAGATAAACTCGTTGGACGTCGGCCAGAACCCTAA
- a CDS encoding DUF4346 domain-containing protein — MISKTSRRDELAAFDDQLSKRFIQLDPAGYFLIYLDREAGLICAEHYSNDINDKGLAVDPETGEPIPCDGGAKRRPTAIYRGKTAKDLGIKITEEADPPPLTYLDHALYLGREFVKAEAALLSGQEYIQD; from the coding sequence ATGATTTCCAAAACCTCTCGTCGCGACGAACTCGCCGCCTTTGACGATCAACTGTCCAAACGCTTTATTCAGCTTGACCCAGCCGGCTATTTTTTAATCTATCTCGATCGCGAGGCAGGACTCATTTGTGCCGAGCATTATAGTAATGACATTAATGATAAGGGCCTCGCCGTTGACCCTGAAACCGGCGAACCGATCCCCTGTGACGGGGGAGCAAAACGGCGACCGACGGCCATCTATCGCGGTAAGACTGCCAAAGACCTGGGCATCAAGATTACGGAAGAGGCGGATCCCCCCCCATTGACCTACTTGGATCATGCCCTCTATCTAGGCCGAGAGTTTGTCAAAGCTGAGGCGGCACTCCTCTCAGGACAGGAGTATATCCAAGATTAG
- a CDS encoding glycosyltransferase: protein MNQSPPTSKTIAVWQPYFMGGGAEAVSLWILEALAPHYDVTLFTLHSIDLERLDILYNTHLSQQTITVKPLLPSALNRDFVKPLIANNSKVRSGLIHWSVRAFKELNRDYDLVLSTYNGIDMGRRGLQYLHWVHVVEPNPKKMNTWGNIVMKISDFSLENLQDNITLANSKYTADNIKDAYGIESRVVYPPVVTEIDAISWEQKENSFLCSGRIVKPKQPHQVIEILQKVRDRGFDVKLHITGGGGGAYQQSYERRIKKIAAENSDWIQVYQDLPYKDYLKILARCRYGLHQKPEPFGISVAEMVKAGMIPFVRNKGGQVEIVGDHHQDLLFHRQPDAVEKIIAVLENTEKQKSLLDSLKKQQDLFSVEQFISEIQMAVADYFQESD, encoded by the coding sequence ATGAATCAATCCCCACCAACATCCAAAACCATTGCCGTTTGGCAACCTTATTTCATGGGAGGAGGGGCAGAAGCGGTAAGCCTTTGGATTTTAGAAGCCTTGGCTCCGCACTATGACGTAACGCTGTTTACCCTACATTCTATTGATTTAGAACGCCTTGATATTCTTTATAATACTCATTTATCTCAACAAACTATAACGGTAAAACCTTTACTGCCATCTGCACTCAATCGTGACTTTGTTAAACCTTTAATTGCGAATAATAGCAAAGTTCGTTCAGGGTTAATTCACTGGTCAGTGCGAGCGTTTAAGGAGTTAAACCGAGACTATGACCTGGTCTTGTCAACCTATAATGGAATTGACATGGGACGGCGGGGGCTTCAATATCTACACTGGGTGCATGTGGTGGAACCCAACCCCAAGAAGATGAACACCTGGGGAAACATTGTTATGAAAATCTCCGATTTTTCTTTGGAGAATCTTCAAGACAATATAACTCTCGCTAACTCAAAGTACACGGCCGACAATATCAAGGATGCTTATGGGATTGAGTCACGGGTTGTTTATCCCCCGGTTGTGACGGAGATTGATGCGATTTCCTGGGAACAGAAGGAAAATTCATTCCTCTGTAGTGGTCGTATTGTGAAGCCAAAACAGCCTCATCAGGTGATTGAAATTCTGCAAAAGGTACGCGATCGCGGCTTTGATGTTAAGCTGCATATTACGGGTGGGGGAGGCGGTGCCTACCAACAGTCCTATGAACGGCGTATCAAGAAGATTGCAGCTGAGAACTCGGACTGGATTCAAGTCTATCAAGATTTACCCTATAAAGACTATCTGAAAATTTTAGCCCGTTGCCGCTACGGACTGCATCAAAAACCTGAACCCTTTGGCATTTCGGTGGCGGAGATGGTCAAGGCCGGGATGATTCCCTTTGTCCGCAATAAAGGGGGACAGGTGGAAATTGTCGGCGACCACCATCAAGACCTCCTCTTTCATCGGCAACCGGATGCGGTGGAGAAGATTATCGCCGTTCTAGAAAATACAGAGAAACAAAAGAGTTTGCTAGATTCCCTGAAAAAACAGCAAGATCTCTTTTCCGTTGAACAGTTTATCAGCGAAATTCAGATGGCAGTGGCGGACTACTTTCAGGAGTCAGATTAG
- a CDS encoding sulfotransferase, whose product MMSPKTLREQVRHHKNQAIQNYFHQRIYRHESPYQIWGRSQPLRVLLILGHMRSGSSLLTHILNHNPGILGYGETHITYESAEDFKQLMARVYWRCNEFKRLSDLQHLRMTHQYVLDKILHNKLLVDESLLIHPQVSIIFLIREPVGSLASLQKLKPYLPDQERFGYYKNRLIKLGDYAEFVNDREKTLWVTYEQLLNQTQPVLSCFQKFLGTKAEFSEQYKLLKTTGKRWVGDSNEKIKTGKIVRHSKTPNHSLSNDIEAEANAIYQDTYQRLQKFCSPSILSS is encoded by the coding sequence ATGATGTCACCCAAAACCTTACGAGAACAAGTTCGTCACCATAAAAATCAAGCCATTCAAAATTACTTTCATCAGCGCATTTATCGGCATGAGAGTCCTTACCAGATTTGGGGGCGATCGCAACCCTTACGGGTTCTTCTTATCCTAGGACACATGCGATCGGGGTCATCGCTGCTAACCCATATCTTAAATCACAATCCTGGCATTCTTGGCTATGGTGAAACTCATATCACCTACGAATCCGCCGAAGATTTCAAGCAGCTCATGGCGAGAGTCTATTGGCGATGTAATGAATTCAAAAGGCTGAGCGACTTACAACATTTGAGGATGACACATCAATATGTCTTAGATAAGATTCTTCACAACAAGCTGCTCGTCGATGAGTCTCTTCTAATTCATCCCCAAGTGTCAATAATCTTCCTGATTCGTGAGCCTGTTGGAAGTTTAGCAAGCCTGCAAAAATTGAAACCATACCTTCCGGATCAGGAGCGATTTGGCTACTATAAAAATCGCTTAATCAAGCTGGGAGACTATGCAGAATTTGTCAACGACAGAGAAAAAACACTATGGGTCACCTATGAGCAACTGTTAAATCAGACACAACCTGTATTGAGCTGCTTTCAGAAGTTTTTGGGAACCAAGGCAGAGTTTTCGGAACAGTACAAGCTACTAAAAACTACAGGAAAAAGATGGGTTGGAGATTCTAATGAAAAAATCAAAACTGGCAAAATTGTTCGGCACTCAAAAACCCCTAACCATTCTTTATCTAACGATATAGAAGCCGAAGCAAATGCCATCTACCAAGACACTTACCAGCGCTTGCAAAAATTTTGTTCTCCTAGCATTTTATCATCATGA